The Tubulanus polymorphus chromosome 6, tnTubPoly1.2, whole genome shotgun sequence genome includes a region encoding these proteins:
- the LOC141906902 gene encoding transmembrane and ubiquitin-like domain-containing protein 1, with protein sequence MSVIEGIGDEVTIFATVLFILLGLLIAWLSSLQPAPSTSDQATTSSRTSEPSTSTTRDNGPPDAFETSADDVTRTDEGENTTNLNAEPAPPGDSSSQQTQEDGLRQRSSQQIRIKLKYLDDRERVVLAKPNEQIGQFKRAHFLEELADDFNIRLIFNGQELRQENETLQSYNVDDNSVIHCLVSAATHQQQQHGNNGADREQDHIDVDMSNLMFPLFGLILGLIWYCRITYRTFFNAMSTLALLGVTVLFMFAVIITFRNQRRPEVVPSHTADGLNQRTQ encoded by the exons ATGTCGGTCATTGAAGGTATCGGTGATGAAGTCACTATTTTCGCGACTGTTTTATTCATCTTACTCGGGTTACTGATCGCATGGTTATCATCGCTGCAACCGGCGCCATCTACCAGCGACCAGGCTACGACTAGTTCTCGTACCTCGGAGCCCTCTACGTCGACTACGCGTGACAACGGACCGCCGGACGCGTTCGAAACTTCGGCAGACGACGTTACGCGCACCGACGAGGGAGAAAATACTACGAATTTAAACGCGGAACcggcgccccctggtgactcgAGTTCTCAGCAGACGCAAGAAGATGGACTTCGTCAACGAAGTTCGCAACAGATTCGAATCAAACTGAAATATTTGGACGACAGAGAGCGCGTGGTTCTAGCGAAACCAAACGAACAAATCGGACAATTCAAGCG CGCTCATTTTCTCGAGGAACTCGCCGACGACTTCAACATCCGGCTGATATTCAACGGTCAGGAGCTGCGCCAGGAGAACGAGACCCTCCAGTCGTACAACGTCGACGACAACAGCGTCATCCATTGTCTCGTATCCGCGGCGACGcaccaacaacaacaacacggCAACAACGGCGCGGACCGCGAACAGGACCACATCGACGTCGATATGAGTAATTTGATGTTCCCGTTATTCGGACTCATACTCGGACTAATCTGGTATTGTCGGATTACATACAGGACTTTCTTCAACGCGATGTCGACCCTCGCGTTGCTAGGGGTTACAGTTTTGTTTATGTTCGCGGTAATAATCACGTTTCGTAACCAACGGCGACCGGAAGTTGTTCCATCGCACACAGCAGACGGACTGAATCAGCGGACTCAGTGA